The window ACGACCGGCTGCGTCGGCAGCTCGCCACCGACCCTGCCACGGACGAGGTCGTGGATGAACCCGAGCTTGGCGATGATCGCGGGGTTCAGCACGAAGGGGTAGAGGTCGCCGAGGCCCATGGACCGGTTCAGGCTGTTGAAGGCGAAGGTGAGCGGCAGCCACGCCTCGACCAGCGGCGCGATGCTGTCGGCCTGCTCGGGGCGGAAGTTCACCCTCGCCGCCAGCGCGTCGCCCTGGGCGACGTCGCGTGGGTGGATCGTCACCCCGAACGCCCCGGCCGTGTCGAGCGTGTCCACGATGTGGAGGTAGTGGGCGAAGGTCTCCGCGAAGTCCTCCCACGGGTGCGTGGTGGCGTAGGCGCTGACGAAGCGCTCGCGCCAGCCCGCGGGTGGCCCCTCGCGGTAGTGCCGCTTCAGCGCGTCCTTGTAGCTCGCGCGCTCGTCGCCAAAGATCGCCCGGCACGGCCCCAGGGCCGGGGTACCCCGCACCAGGCGGTCCCAATAGTAGTGCGCGACCTCGTGCCGGAAGTGACCGAGCAGGGTGCGGTACGGCTCCCGCAGCGCCTTGCGCCGCCGCTCGCGCTCAGCGTCGTCGGCCTCGGCGAGAGCGATGGTGATCCGGCCCTTGCTGTGGCCGGTCATCACCTTGGGCCCGGTCGCTGGATCCGACCTGAACTCGAAGACGAGGCCCC is drawn from Lichenibacterium dinghuense and contains these coding sequences:
- a CDS encoding zinc-binding metallopeptidase family protein — translated: MKLFDCQVCGQTLHFENTRCEGCGSRLGYVPEDRDLHAIVPVGAGAAQAWQVAGDAARTFVLCANARHDACNWLLAPGEGDGLCLACRHNNTIPNLSKPGNLDLWRLMEAAKHRLFYTLVELGLPIVSREEDPERGLVFEFRSDPATGPKVMTGHSKGRITIALAEADDAERERRRKALREPYRTLLGHFRHEVAHYYWDRLVRGTPALGPCRAIFGDERASYKDALKRHYREGPPAGWRERFVSAYATTHPWEDFAETFAHYLHIVDTLDTAGAFGVTIHPRDVAQGDALAARVNFRPEQADSIAPLVEAWLPLTFAFNSLNRSMGLGDLYPFVLNPAIIAKLGFIHDLVRGRVGGELPTQPVVEPHAPVPESAPPGPPPAVEI